The Cytophagia bacterium CHB2 genome window below encodes:
- the lnt gene encoding apolipoprotein N-acyltransferase, producing MTMRPRSPATATQLHLATPHSPAMKHLKIFAAVIGGCLGFLSYPAINWTILVAFAYIPYFWLLNHCSGVKETLKYTWLFSFVMTLGGFFWIAHTAMVFGGLPWWLAVPIVLLYASVGSINLAVAGGIVAFGRKFLSLKWQALWVTAVFVIVESFFPKLFYWYAGNAIYQVIPLIQIADLGGPILLTTQILWVNYAIYALIEPWLQARLDQNPQTVFNDSEKIITIGLGVAVLLFSFVYGSLRLQQVEQHMREAVSKNVGVVQGNLGNYERLQAQYGDAATVDKFFEVHRDLTLQLLNGQQEKLDLVLWPEGGYPYPFPEFHAAHQELANLAEKAGAPIVTGGYVRERKPVYKIYNSMSMTAPGKIDPVAIYKKHILLAFGEYMPFSDIFPSLKNLIPAISSFGAGPGPEIMAYGDFKAAPLICYEALSPHYMRVYDQQNANIILNVTNDSWYSQYQEPEQHLALSQLRCVEARMAQVRSTNTGISALILPTGEITNRTAFDEAAFFAAKVPLMEMPPTVYARFGDWWAGLMGMVLLGVIAARLIIQRK from the coding sequence GGCAGTAATCGGCGGGTGCCTGGGTTTTCTTTCTTATCCTGCCATCAATTGGACAATTCTCGTTGCCTTTGCCTATATTCCCTACTTCTGGCTGCTCAATCATTGCTCGGGCGTCAAAGAGACGTTGAAGTACACCTGGCTCTTTTCGTTCGTGATGACGCTCGGCGGCTTTTTTTGGATTGCGCACACCGCTATGGTTTTTGGCGGATTGCCGTGGTGGTTGGCCGTGCCCATTGTTTTGCTGTATGCCTCGGTGGGCAGTATCAATCTTGCTGTTGCCGGCGGCATTGTTGCCTTCGGCCGCAAGTTCCTCTCGCTGAAATGGCAGGCGCTTTGGGTCACCGCCGTTTTCGTGATCGTCGAAAGTTTTTTTCCAAAATTGTTCTATTGGTATGCCGGCAACGCCATCTATCAAGTTATCCCCTTAATCCAAATCGCAGATTTGGGCGGCCCGATATTGCTGACGACTCAGATTCTGTGGGTGAACTATGCGATCTATGCGCTTATCGAACCCTGGCTACAAGCACGATTGGACCAAAATCCTCAAACGGTGTTCAATGATTCTGAAAAAATCATCACGATCGGATTAGGTGTTGCCGTTTTGCTGTTTAGCTTTGTTTATGGCAGCCTGCGTTTACAGCAGGTCGAACAACACATGCGGGAGGCGGTGAGCAAGAATGTTGGCGTCGTGCAGGGAAATCTTGGCAATTACGAACGTTTGCAAGCGCAATATGGCGACGCCGCCACGGTCGATAAGTTTTTTGAAGTGCATCGCGATTTGACGCTTCAACTTCTCAATGGTCAGCAAGAGAAGCTTGATCTGGTGTTATGGCCCGAAGGAGGATATCCTTATCCGTTTCCGGAGTTTCATGCCGCGCATCAAGAGCTTGCGAATCTTGCCGAGAAAGCCGGCGCGCCCATTGTTACCGGTGGGTATGTGCGTGAGCGTAAGCCGGTTTACAAAATCTACAACTCGATGAGCATGACGGCGCCGGGAAAAATCGATCCCGTGGCGATTTATAAAAAACACATTCTGCTTGCATTCGGTGAATACATGCCGTTTTCGGATATTTTCCCCTCACTAAAAAATCTAATTCCGGCGATTTCGAGTTTTGGCGCCGGTCCGGGACCGGAAATCATGGCCTATGGCGATTTCAAAGCCGCGCCGCTGATTTGCTATGAAGCGCTTTCGCCGCATTACATGCGGGTTTACGATCAACAAAACGCCAATATCATTTTAAATGTCACAAACGACAGTTGGTACAGCCAATATCAAGAGCCGGAGCAGCATTTGGCGCTTTCGCAATTGCGCTGCGTCGAGGCGCGCATGGCGCAGGTGCGCAGCACGAATACCGGCATCTCAGCTCTGATTTTGCCGACTGGGGAAATCACCAACCGAACAGCTTTTGATGAAGCGGCATTCTTTGCTGCCAAAGTTCCACTGATGGAAATGCCGCCGACGGTTTACGCGCGGTTTGGCGATTGGTGGGCAGGTTTGATGGGGATGGTCTTGTTGGGCGTGATTGCGGCGCGACTGATCATACAACGAAAATAA